Proteins encoded within one genomic window of Amorphoplanes friuliensis DSM 7358:
- a CDS encoding extracellular catalytic domain type 1 short-chain-length polyhydroxyalkanoate depolymerase → MKRLPALVAVVLLALSGCTRNAPQPAPSPSAALPVGKSSAKLAVDGRDRTYLLYRPASARANAPLVIVLHGAVGTGRQAEESYGWDAEADKGGFVVAYPDGVNRTWNASKDCCGVAARDDVDDVGFITQLAGAVPAVDPQRVYVTGISNGALLAYRLACETKIFAAIGPVAGTMINSCDSPSPISIIHIHGKDDPTIPYAGGPGRRSNDGKGRLPARIDGPAVPDLIAEWRRIDSCAAPTEKTAGAVTTSIATCPDGRAVELISVAGAGHQWPGSRPAPIAQKLLKLDPPSDAVAATPVIWTFFAAHPRS, encoded by the coding sequence ATGAAGCGCCTGCCCGCCCTGGTGGCTGTCGTACTGCTCGCCCTCTCCGGCTGCACCCGGAACGCCCCGCAGCCGGCACCTTCGCCGTCCGCCGCCCTGCCCGTCGGCAAGTCGAGCGCCAAGCTCGCTGTCGACGGGCGGGACCGGACCTATCTGCTGTACCGCCCGGCCTCGGCGCGGGCGAACGCCCCGCTGGTGATCGTGCTCCACGGCGCGGTCGGCACCGGCCGCCAGGCCGAGGAGTCGTACGGGTGGGACGCCGAGGCCGACAAGGGTGGCTTTGTCGTCGCGTACCCGGACGGGGTGAACCGCACCTGGAACGCGAGCAAGGACTGCTGCGGGGTGGCGGCCCGCGACGACGTGGACGACGTCGGTTTCATCACGCAGCTGGCGGGGGCGGTGCCGGCGGTGGACCCGCAACGCGTCTACGTCACGGGAATTTCGAACGGCGCGCTGCTCGCGTACCGGCTGGCCTGTGAGACGAAGATCTTCGCCGCGATCGGCCCGGTGGCCGGCACGATGATCAATTCTTGCGACTCCCCGTCCCCGATCTCGATCATCCACATCCACGGCAAGGACGACCCGACCATCCCGTACGCGGGCGGGCCGGGCCGGCGCAGCAACGACGGCAAGGGCCGGCTCCCGGCGCGGATCGACGGGCCCGCGGTCCCCGATCTGATCGCGGAGTGGCGCCGGATCGACTCCTGCGCGGCGCCGACCGAGAAGACGGCCGGAGCGGTCACCACGTCGATCGCGACGTGCCCGGACGGGCGCGCGGTCGAGCTGATCTCGGTGGCCGGAGCGGGTCATCAGTGGCCGGGGTCCCGTCCGGCGCCGATCGCCCAGAAGCTCCTGAAGCTGGACCCGCCCTCGGACGCGGTCGCGGCGACACCGGTGATCTGGACCTTCTTCGCGGCGCACCCGCGGTCCTGA
- a CDS encoding acyl carrier protein, translating into MPSDQNAILADVSAMLRSVLGDFGDDAEVTMTSTFRDDLGLESIDVVSLAGRLQARYGTSVNFAQFVAGLDVESVGELKVGQLVAYIAASLDRRDPVPVS; encoded by the coding sequence ATGCCCTCGGACCAGAACGCGATCCTCGCCGACGTCTCCGCCATGCTGCGGTCGGTGCTGGGAGATTTCGGCGACGACGCCGAGGTCACCATGACCAGCACGTTCCGTGACGACCTCGGCCTGGAGAGCATCGACGTCGTGTCGCTCGCCGGGCGCCTGCAGGCCCGGTACGGCACCAGTGTCAACTTCGCTCAGTTCGTCGCCGGCCTCGATGTGGAATCGGTCGGTGAGCTGAAGGTGGGTCAGCTGGTCGCGTACATCGCGGCGTCGCTGGACCGCCGGGACCCGGTGCCCGTCTCGTGA
- a CDS encoding sulfotransferase: protein MDRSIIISNGRCGSTLLSDLIVEEPETCSAQEFFMSVAPWVRGDGLLTGAEYWSVLSSPKEEMAALHRVGLPPKEIRYPATGRWADNMVNLPRILGITLAKLTDDPDTLYDKLAARVPDFPSQTVGAHHQAFLDLLAEQTGRKRWVERSGGSSQIAPFILENFPTAKIVYLTRNWADTAASMSKHSVFQLIQLRIEALGRYGVDPFRVAPGQDVPAELEAYLPDRLTAELVRERGSDPKKFMALCAFMSSQAEQVLSDHPPAQLLTMAYEDLLVDPVGELTKLGSFLGFADPAGWADGVAHRVKSPVRA, encoded by the coding sequence ATGGATCGCTCGATCATCATCAGCAACGGCCGCTGTGGCTCGACTCTGCTGTCCGACCTCATCGTCGAGGAGCCGGAGACCTGTTCGGCGCAGGAGTTCTTCATGTCCGTCGCCCCCTGGGTACGCGGCGACGGCCTGCTCACCGGCGCCGAGTACTGGTCGGTGCTGAGCAGCCCCAAGGAGGAGATGGCCGCGCTGCACCGCGTGGGCCTGCCGCCGAAGGAGATCCGCTATCCCGCGACGGGCCGCTGGGCGGACAACATGGTCAACCTGCCGCGCATCCTCGGCATCACGCTGGCGAAGCTGACCGACGACCCGGACACGCTCTACGACAAGCTCGCCGCCCGGGTGCCGGACTTCCCGTCGCAGACCGTCGGCGCCCACCACCAGGCGTTCCTGGACCTGCTGGCCGAGCAGACCGGCCGCAAGCGCTGGGTCGAACGGTCCGGCGGCTCCAGCCAGATCGCGCCGTTCATCCTGGAGAACTTCCCGACGGCGAAGATCGTCTACCTGACCCGCAACTGGGCGGACACCGCCGCGTCGATGAGCAAGCACTCGGTCTTCCAGCTCATCCAGCTGCGCATCGAGGCCCTGGGCCGGTACGGCGTGGACCCGTTCCGCGTCGCCCCGGGGCAGGACGTGCCGGCGGAGCTGGAGGCGTACCTGCCGGACCGGCTCACCGCGGAGCTCGTGCGGGAGCGCGGCTCGGATCCGAAGAAGTTCATGGCGCTGTGCGCGTTCATGAGCAGCCAGGCCGAGCAGGTGCTCAGTGATCACCCGCCGGCGCAGCTGCTGACCATGGCCTACGAGGACCTGCTGGTCGACCCGGTCGGTGAGCTCACGAAGCTCGGCTCGTTCCTCGGTTTTGCCGACCCGGCCGGCTGGGCCGATGGTGTCGCGCACCGCGTCAAGTCGCCCGTCCGCGCATGA
- a CDS encoding type I polyketide synthase: MEQIAIVGMAALFPGAGNLDEYWRNLVAGQDNISDVPEDRFDALFYDPDNAHRPDRLYTRRGGFLDDATFEPLKFGIMPNSVGDIEPDQLIALEVASAAIADAGGPEKMPDADRIGVILGRGGILSPAAARYAQRVRMSSQVIGILRELFPDLDEDRLDLVRARFDERLGKHQPEGTIGLVPNLAASRVANRLNLRGPAYTIDAACASSLLAVDQGMTELSNGRLDAVLAGGVHHVHDISFWSVFSQLQALSRKGTIRPFDADADGVLIGEGTGMVVLKRLADAERDGDRVYAVIRGSGTSSDGRSASMFNPASSGQTLAIRRAWEMAGLDPTAPDALGLLEAHGTATPTGDAAELTTVAEVFGPHVTGDRPVIGSVKSMIGHAMPAAGVAGLIKATLAVYHGTLLPTLNVTNPRSEMAATRFQPIPAARPWESEGPRRAGVNAFGFGGINAHVIIEQHAAPVGAVQVREPERVLRLAAGSVPELAALLDRPDVRDLPQDTEAGPVRLGLFDPSDQRLGIARKMVARGEAWRGGRDIWFTPRPLLGAGGGKLAFVFPGVEAEFAPRTADVAAHFGLPHREWTAADLGQHGTGLVEVGRQLDIALRRMNIKPDAVAGHSIGEWTAAAVTGQMSTQGVDAFLGIFDADSVEVSGYAFAAISAGVESIEPVLVDYPGVVLSHDNAPHQCVVNGPRDQVQRLVEDLRARTILCQLLPFRSAFHTPVFAEGLQAIGAALGHWEVHPTEVPVWSGTTSAPFPTDPDEVNALFIRHMIEPVRFRQTVDAMYASGIRVFLQVGAGQLASLIDDNLRDREHLAMPVNVSRRSGLEQLHRVATALWVDGGAPDLAAITPAAAPARVNTVAGPAARKGPAIKLDLGGPLVKLGEGADRLLAPSGTPTAQRPMSPAPTSALPTQRPAIPAQRPASTTQRPPVPAQRTATAAQGPAVAAQGVAAPAQRAGVAAQRPAPPAQRPANPGQRPAVPAQGAAAPVQRPAGSTPRTVVPAQRPPAPAPSHVAPRPEPQRPAVPAASAGASAEAHSAALSALGKLAGSSKAAAELAALLQETANDAVTVMTAATTTNRATPAAPPRVPPAAPPRGVPATPARGVPAAQTRTAPAAPSRTAPGVPGRVGPAAPGSGHASLPGSGSDGPGSRASAVPATGRLGEPGTSTRPVPEKVFKTTLDVSVETMPYLRDHCFFVQPDDWPQVEDRWPVVPATTVVQHMMDAAEQAVPGLKAVAVLEAKFHRWLIAAPAQQVEITVKTIAPNRVAVVFGGYAKSIVELAADYPEPAEAPWTHDPATERPPTTSAETMYAERLMFHGPQFQGVTAVHALGDMHVRGVVTAPVPPGALLDNALQLIGNWLITTQPFRTVALPVGLRHVKFYGPPPAAGTAFECVARVREITDGELIADTQLSVGGRVWAQIDGATDRRFDSHPTARACERFPEKFPMSQRRPEGWTLVFDAWTDLVTRGMAARGILGGEAAVEYERMPGARKKQWMLGRIAAKDAVRFRQWDAGHTDVYPIELTVRNEPSGRPYVELRPGRGLVESEVSIAHTAEIGVAIAGDKGSEVGIDVTEIVARDDSTIRYALTDAEIAALGPDRELAFARMWAAKEAVGKALGTGLDGAPRRFVTDIEAGTVTAGDRTFRVGTTVVENPPELPPRRYVVAWTTN, from the coding sequence ATGGAGCAGATCGCGATCGTCGGGATGGCGGCGCTCTTCCCGGGCGCCGGCAACCTCGACGAGTACTGGCGCAACCTCGTCGCCGGCCAGGACAACATCAGCGACGTCCCCGAGGACCGTTTCGACGCCCTCTTCTACGACCCGGACAACGCGCACCGGCCCGACCGGCTCTACACCCGGCGCGGCGGGTTCCTCGACGACGCCACCTTCGAGCCGCTGAAGTTCGGCATCATGCCGAACTCCGTCGGCGACATCGAACCGGACCAGCTCATCGCCCTCGAGGTCGCGTCCGCGGCCATCGCGGACGCGGGCGGCCCGGAGAAGATGCCCGACGCGGACCGGATCGGCGTGATCCTCGGCCGCGGCGGCATCCTCAGCCCGGCCGCCGCCCGGTACGCCCAGCGTGTCCGCATGTCCAGCCAGGTCATCGGCATCCTGCGTGAGCTGTTCCCCGACCTCGACGAGGACCGCCTCGACCTGGTCCGGGCGCGCTTCGACGAGCGCCTCGGCAAGCACCAGCCCGAGGGCACGATCGGCCTGGTCCCCAACCTCGCCGCCTCGCGGGTCGCCAACCGTCTGAACCTGCGCGGGCCGGCGTACACGATCGACGCCGCCTGCGCCTCGTCGCTGCTCGCCGTCGACCAGGGCATGACCGAGCTGTCCAACGGCCGCCTCGACGCGGTGCTCGCCGGTGGTGTGCACCACGTGCACGACATCAGCTTCTGGTCGGTCTTCAGCCAGCTGCAGGCGCTCAGCCGCAAGGGGACCATCCGCCCGTTCGACGCGGACGCCGACGGTGTGCTCATCGGCGAGGGCACCGGCATGGTCGTCCTCAAGCGCCTCGCCGACGCCGAGCGCGACGGCGACCGGGTCTACGCCGTCATCCGTGGGAGCGGCACCTCCAGCGACGGCCGCTCGGCGAGCATGTTCAACCCCGCCAGCTCCGGGCAGACCCTGGCGATCCGCCGCGCCTGGGAGATGGCCGGGCTCGACCCGACCGCCCCGGACGCCCTCGGCCTGCTCGAGGCCCACGGCACGGCGACACCGACCGGTGACGCGGCCGAGCTCACCACGGTCGCCGAGGTCTTCGGCCCGCACGTCACCGGGGACAGGCCCGTCATCGGCTCGGTCAAGTCGATGATCGGCCACGCGATGCCCGCGGCCGGTGTCGCCGGCCTGATCAAGGCCACGCTGGCGGTCTACCACGGGACGCTGCTGCCGACCCTGAACGTGACCAACCCGCGCAGCGAGATGGCGGCGACCCGCTTCCAGCCGATCCCCGCCGCCCGGCCCTGGGAGAGCGAGGGTCCCCGCCGCGCCGGCGTCAACGCGTTCGGCTTCGGCGGCATCAACGCCCACGTGATCATCGAGCAGCACGCCGCGCCGGTCGGCGCCGTCCAGGTCCGGGAGCCGGAGCGGGTGCTGCGGCTCGCGGCCGGTTCGGTGCCGGAGCTCGCCGCGCTGCTCGACCGCCCCGACGTCCGTGACCTGCCGCAGGACACCGAGGCCGGCCCGGTCCGTCTCGGCCTGTTCGACCCGAGTGACCAGCGCCTGGGCATCGCCCGCAAGATGGTCGCCCGCGGCGAGGCCTGGCGGGGCGGGCGTGACATCTGGTTCACACCCCGGCCGCTGCTCGGCGCCGGCGGCGGCAAGCTCGCCTTTGTCTTCCCCGGCGTCGAGGCCGAGTTCGCGCCGCGGACCGCGGACGTGGCCGCACACTTCGGCCTGCCGCACCGCGAGTGGACGGCCGCGGACCTCGGACAGCACGGCACCGGACTCGTCGAGGTCGGCCGCCAGCTCGACATCGCCCTGCGCCGCATGAACATCAAGCCGGACGCGGTGGCCGGTCACAGCATCGGTGAGTGGACGGCGGCGGCGGTCACCGGCCAGATGAGCACGCAGGGCGTGGACGCCTTCCTCGGCATCTTCGACGCCGACAGCGTGGAAGTCTCCGGGTACGCGTTCGCGGCGATCAGCGCCGGCGTCGAAAGCATCGAACCGGTCCTGGTCGACTACCCGGGCGTGGTCCTGTCCCACGACAACGCGCCCCACCAGTGTGTGGTCAACGGCCCTCGTGACCAGGTCCAGCGCCTGGTCGAGGACCTGCGAGCGCGAACGATCCTGTGCCAGCTCCTGCCGTTCCGGTCGGCGTTCCACACCCCGGTCTTCGCCGAAGGTCTGCAGGCGATCGGTGCCGCCCTCGGCCACTGGGAGGTCCACCCGACCGAGGTGCCCGTCTGGTCCGGCACGACCTCGGCGCCGTTCCCGACGGACCCCGACGAGGTCAACGCCCTCTTCATCCGCCACATGATCGAACCCGTCCGCTTCCGCCAGACCGTCGACGCGATGTACGCCTCGGGCATCCGCGTCTTCCTCCAGGTCGGCGCAGGCCAGCTCGCGTCGCTGATCGACGACAACCTCCGCGACCGCGAACACCTCGCCATGCCGGTGAACGTGTCCCGCCGCAGCGGCCTCGAACAGCTCCACCGTGTCGCCACGGCCCTGTGGGTCGACGGCGGCGCCCCGGACCTCGCGGCCATCACACCGGCCGCGGCCCCGGCCCGGGTCAACACCGTGGCCGGCCCGGCCGCCCGCAAGGGCCCGGCGATCAAGCTCGACCTGGGCGGCCCGCTGGTCAAGCTCGGCGAAGGCGCCGACCGCCTCCTGGCCCCCTCCGGTACGCCCACAGCCCAGCGCCCGATGTCACCCGCACCGACCTCCGCGCTCCCCACGCAGCGTCCGGCGATTCCGGCCCAGCGCCCGGCAAGCACGACCCAGCGCCCGCCGGTTCCGGCTCAGCGCACGGCGACCGCGGCCCAGGGCCCGGCGGTTGCAGCCCAAGGCGTGGCGGCACCGGCTCAGCGTGCGGGTGTTGCGGCCCAGCGGCCGGCACCTCCGGCCCAGCGGCCGGCGAATCCGGGCCAGCGCCCGGCGGTTCCGGCTCAGGGTGCGGCTGCACCGGTTCAGCGGCCTGCCGGGAGCACCCCGCGCACGGTCGTGCCCGCGCAGCGACCGCCGGCTCCGGCTCCGAGCCATGTGGCGCCGCGTCCGGAGCCGCAACGGCCGGCTGTGCCTGCGGCTTCGGCGGGGGCGTCGGCCGAGGCGCATTCGGCTGCGCTGTCCGCGCTCGGCAAGCTGGCCGGCAGTTCCAAGGCCGCCGCCGAGCTCGCCGCGCTGCTCCAGGAGACCGCCAACGACGCGGTCACCGTGATGACAGCAGCCACCACGACCAACCGCGCAACCCCCGCCGCGCCGCCACGCGTGCCACCGGCCGCACCGCCGCGTGGTGTCCCGGCCACGCCGGCGCGCGGCGTCCCGGCCGCGCAAACCCGCACAGCCCCGGCGGCGCCGAGCCGCACGGCCCCGGGCGTGCCGGGCCGCGTGGGTCCGGCGGCGCCGGGCTCGGGCCACGCGTCGCTCCCGGGCTCGGGCAGCGACGGACCCGGCAGCAGGGCCTCTGCCGTTCCGGCGACTGGCCGGCTCGGTGAGCCAGGAACGTCAACTCGGCCCGTACCGGAAAAGGTCTTCAAAACCACCCTGGACGTCTCGGTGGAGACCATGCCCTACCTGCGGGATCACTGCTTTTTTGTGCAGCCGGACGATTGGCCGCAGGTCGAGGACCGCTGGCCGGTCGTGCCCGCCACGACCGTCGTGCAGCACATGATGGACGCCGCCGAGCAGGCCGTGCCCGGGCTCAAGGCTGTTGCCGTGCTGGAGGCGAAGTTCCATCGGTGGCTGATCGCGGCGCCGGCGCAGCAGGTCGAGATCACGGTCAAGACGATCGCGCCGAACCGGGTTGCCGTGGTTTTCGGGGGTTACGCCAAGTCGATCGTGGAGCTGGCGGCGGACTATCCCGAGCCGGCCGAGGCGCCCTGGACGCACGATCCGGCGACCGAGCGTCCGCCGACAACCAGCGCCGAGACCATGTACGCCGAGCGGCTGATGTTCCACGGGCCGCAGTTCCAGGGCGTCACCGCTGTGCACGCCCTCGGCGACATGCACGTACGCGGTGTGGTCACGGCTCCCGTTCCGCCGGGCGCGCTGCTCGACAATGCCTTGCAGCTCATCGGGAACTGGCTGATCACCACGCAGCCGTTCCGGACGGTGGCGTTGCCGGTCGGGCTGCGGCACGTGAAGTTCTACGGGCCGCCGCCCGCGGCCGGGACCGCGTTCGAGTGTGTGGCGCGGGTCCGGGAGATCACCGACGGGGAACTGATCGCCGACACGCAGCTGTCGGTCGGTGGCCGGGTGTGGGCGCAGATCGACGGTGCGACGGACCGGCGCTTCGACAGTCATCCGACCGCGCGGGCCTGTGAGCGTTTCCCCGAGAAGTTCCCGATGTCGCAGCGCCGGCCGGAGGGCTGGACGCTCGTCTTCGACGCGTGGACCGACCTGGTCACGCGGGGGATGGCGGCGCGGGGCATCCTCGGCGGGGAGGCCGCGGTCGAGTACGAGCGGATGCCCGGCGCCCGGAAGAAGCAGTGGATGCTCGGGCGGATCGCCGCCAAGGACGCCGTGCGGTTCCGGCAGTGGGACGCCGGGCACACCGACGTCTACCCGATCGAGCTGACCGTCCGGAACGAGCCGTCCGGGCGCCCCTACGTCGAGTTGCGACCGGGCCGCGGGCTGGTGGAGTCCGAGGTCTCGATCGCGCACACGGCCGAGATCGGGGTCGCGATCGCCGGTGACAAGGGCTCCGAGGTCGGGATCGACGTCACCGAGATCGTCGCCCGTGACGACAGCACGATCCGCTACGCGCTGACCGACGCGGAGATCGCCGCGCTGGGCCCCGACCGGGAGCTGGCGTTCGCCCGGATGTGGGCGGCCAAGGAGGCCGTCGGCAAGGCCCTCGGCACCGGTCTCGACGGGGCGCCGCGCCGGTTCGTGACCGACATCGAAGCCGGCACCGTCACTGCCGGTGATCGCACTTTCCGGGTCGGGACCACTGTGGTCGAGAACCCGCCCGAGCTGCCACCCCGCCGCTATGTCGTTGCCTGGACAACCAACTAA
- a CDS encoding ribose-phosphate diphosphokinase, translating to MGSIVAENRKSLMLFSGQGFPELAEEIGQVLGVAPTPSDSYEFANGEIFVRFRDSVRGSDAFVVQSVTEGVNRWVMETLIMVDALKRGSAKRITVVLPFYPYSRQDKKHRGREPISARLVADLLKTAGANRILTVDLHTAQIQGFFDGPVDHLFAMDILAEHVMHKFEGRPMTVVAPDSGRVRVAERWTDRLGGCPLAFIHKTRDPLKPNQVVANRVVGEVEGRVCLIVDDMIDTGGTITKAADILFDSGAADVIVASTHALLSDPATERLKNSRISELVVTNTLPLPPEKQLDKITVLSIAPLLARAIREVFDDGSVTTLFGGLS from the coding sequence ATGGGCAGCATCGTCGCGGAGAACCGTAAGAGTTTGATGCTTTTCTCCGGCCAGGGCTTCCCGGAGCTGGCGGAGGAGATCGGACAGGTGCTCGGCGTCGCGCCGACCCCGTCGGATTCGTATGAGTTCGCCAACGGCGAGATCTTCGTCCGGTTCAGGGACTCGGTCCGCGGCTCGGACGCCTTTGTCGTCCAGTCGGTCACCGAGGGTGTGAACCGGTGGGTCATGGAGACCCTGATCATGGTCGACGCGCTCAAGCGCGGATCGGCCAAGCGGATCACGGTGGTCCTGCCGTTCTACCCGTACTCCCGGCAGGACAAGAAGCACCGCGGTCGCGAGCCGATCTCGGCGCGGCTGGTGGCCGACCTGCTGAAGACCGCGGGTGCCAACCGCATCCTGACGGTCGACCTGCACACCGCGCAGATTCAGGGCTTCTTCGACGGGCCGGTGGACCACCTGTTCGCGATGGACATCCTCGCCGAGCACGTGATGCACAAGTTCGAGGGCCGGCCGATGACGGTCGTGGCCCCGGACTCCGGCCGGGTCCGGGTGGCGGAACGGTGGACGGACCGCCTGGGCGGTTGCCCGCTGGCGTTCATCCACAAGACCCGCGACCCGCTGAAGCCCAACCAGGTCGTGGCCAACCGTGTGGTCGGTGAGGTCGAGGGCCGGGTCTGCCTGATCGTCGACGACATGATCGACACCGGTGGCACGATCACCAAGGCCGCGGACATCCTGTTCGACTCGGGCGCCGCCGACGTGATCGTCGCGTCGACCCACGCCCTGCTGTCGGACCCCGCGACCGAGCGTCTCAAGAACAGCCGGATCAGCGAGCTCGTGGTGACCAACACGCTGCCGCTGCCGCCGGAGAAGCAGCTCGACAAGATCACCGTGCTGTCGATCGCGCCGCTGCTGGCGCGGGCGATCCGCGAGGTCTTCGACGACGGTTCGGTGACCACCCTCTTCGGTGGCCTGAGCTGA
- a CDS encoding alpha/beta fold hydrolase, with translation MSHVHANGISLHVQEVSPAGEQTGTVVLIHGMASDSMASWFLTLAHPLAQAGLRVLLYDLRGHGRSERPATGYGLDTFVADLDALLDHWDVTGPVQLFGNSFGGTVAFAYAAYHPDRVAGLVAIESAPPTATWFARLKKRLGQARNGGFSAAGRGPLFARKLRDTSALLNDTSLAAELPASRLPAPELISGISCPVLCLYGAESAVHELAPETEALLPQTETVIFPGARHTLLIDESDQVRSHVLRWLDRIPAR, from the coding sequence GTGAGCCACGTCCACGCCAACGGGATCTCCCTGCACGTCCAGGAGGTGTCACCGGCGGGCGAGCAGACGGGCACCGTGGTCCTGATCCACGGCATGGCGTCCGACAGCATGGCGAGCTGGTTCCTCACGCTCGCCCATCCGCTGGCGCAGGCCGGTCTGCGGGTTCTGCTCTACGACCTGCGCGGGCACGGCCGGAGTGAACGCCCGGCCACCGGCTATGGCCTCGACACTTTCGTGGCGGATCTCGACGCGCTCCTGGACCACTGGGACGTGACGGGTCCGGTGCAGTTGTTCGGCAACTCGTTCGGCGGCACGGTCGCGTTCGCCTACGCGGCGTACCACCCGGACCGGGTCGCCGGTCTGGTCGCGATCGAGTCGGCGCCGCCGACAGCGACCTGGTTCGCCCGGTTGAAAAAGCGGCTCGGGCAGGCGCGCAACGGCGGGTTCTCGGCGGCCGGTCGCGGTCCGCTGTTCGCCCGCAAGCTGCGGGACACCTCCGCCCTGCTGAACGACACCAGCCTCGCCGCCGAGCTGCCGGCCAGCCGGTTGCCCGCGCCCGAGCTCATCTCGGGGATCAGCTGCCCGGTGCTGTGCCTCTACGGCGCCGAGTCGGCCGTTCACGAGCTGGCTCCGGAGACCGAGGCGCTGCTGCCGCAGACCGAGACCGTGATCTTCCCCGGTGCCCGGCACACCCTGCTCATCGACGAGTCCGACCAGGTCCGCAGCCACGTGCTGCGCTGGCTCGACCGCATCCCGGCCCGCTGA